A DNA window from Vigna angularis cultivar LongXiaoDou No.4 chromosome 1, ASM1680809v1, whole genome shotgun sequence contains the following coding sequences:
- the LOC108337968 gene encoding LOW QUALITY PROTEIN: pentatricopeptide repeat-containing protein At4g15720 (The sequence of the model RefSeq protein was modified relative to this genomic sequence to represent the inferred CDS: deleted 1 base in 1 codon; substituted 3 bases at 3 genomic stop codons), giving the protein MKRALRPNLINSLSTSFSSSLPQQHKLPSLHFHTNIKAHFVAKLQTCKDLASATSTHSNIVKFGFSNDTFAANHLINCYLRLFRIDNAQKLFDEMPQRNVVSWTSLMAGYVGLDQANMALCLFRQMQGTVVLPNEFTFATLINACSILVNLEIGRRLHALVEVSGLQSNLVACSSLVDMYGKCNHVVEARLIFDSMCTRNVVSWTSMITTYSQNAQGHTALQLFKEFNHSGLDRPNHFMLSSAINTCASLGSLSDGKITHGVVIRLGQDASDVIASALVDMYAKCGCVNYSAKVFRRISIPSVIPYTSMIVGAAKYGLGTLSLQLFQEMVVRSIKPNDVTFVGVLHACSHSGLVDKGLELLNSMNGKYGVIPDAKHYTCVADMLGRVGRIEEAYELAKSVQVEGDARAMLWGTILSASRLYGRVDIALEASNRILESNPEVDGAYVTLVNAYALAGDWENAHNLRSEMKHTGVYKEPGSSWIEVKEPTXLCRAGDMSKCTERNRDSESAKGIGRENERGYVGGTKVLVFVDVEEEAKXEIVSLHSEELALAFGLINHPPKGVTIRIMKNLRLFRGCHEALKLISDILQRDFIVRGVNRFHHFKNRXCTCGNFW; this is encoded by the exons ATGAAGCGGGCATTGAGACCCAATTTGATAAATTCTCTCAGcacctctttttcttcttctcttccacaaCAACATAAACTACCATCGCTCCATTTCCACACCAATATCAAAGCTCATTTCGTTGCAAAGCTCCAAACTTGCAAGGATTTAGCCTCTGCAACATCAACCCACTCTAACATTGTCAAATTCGGTTTCTCGAATGACACTTTTGCTGCCAACCATCTCATTAATTGCTACCTTAGACTCTTTAGAATCGACAATGCACAAAAACTGTTCGACGAAATGCCTCAGCGTAATGTTGTGTCCTGGACTTCGCTTATGGCTGGTTATGTTGGCTTGGATCAAGCGAACATGGCACTTTGTCTCTTCCGTCAAATGCAAGGAACCGTCGTCCTGCCCAATGAATTTACATTTGCCACTCTCATCAATGCATGTTCTATCCTCGTCAATCTTGAGATTGGTAGAAGACTTCATGCTCTTGTTGAGGTTTCGGGCCTTCAGTCCAACCTTGTTGCATGTTCTTCCCTCGTTGATATGTATGGCAAGTGCAACCATGTTGTTGAGGCTCGCCTGATTTTTGATTCCATGTGTACAAGGAATGTGGTTTCTTGGACTTCCATGATCACCACATATTCTCAGAATGCACAAGGGCATACTGCTCTACAACTGTTTAAAGAATTCAATCATTCTGGTTTGGACAGACCCAATCATTTCATGCTCAGCAGTGCAATCAACACCTGTGCGAGTCTGGGAAGCCTGAGTGATGGCAAAATCACTCATGGTGTGGTCATCCGGCTTGGACAGGATGCTAGTGATGTGATTGCCAGTGCACTTGTGGACATGTATGCCAAATGTGGTTGTGTGAATTATTCAGCCAAAGTCTTTAGGAGAATCTCAATTCCTTCTGTGATTCCCTATACTTCAATGATTGTGGGTGCTGCAAAGTATGGACTTGGTACATTATCTCTTCAACTGTTCCAAGAAATGGTTGTTAGAAGTATAAAACCTAACGATGTCACCTTTGTTGGGGTTTTGCACGCTTGCAGTCATTCAGGGCTTGTAGATAAAGGACTTGAGTTACTTAACTCAATGAATGGAAAATATGGGGTGATTCCTGATGCAAAGCATTACACTTGCGTTGCAGATATGTTAGGCCGAGTAGGACGAATTGAAGAAGCATACGAGTTAGCAAAATCAGTTCAAGTTGAAGGTGATGCACGTGCCATGTTGTGGGGGACCATTCTTTCAGCTAGTAGGCTTTATGGCAGGGTAGACATTGCCCTTGAGGCCAGTAATAGGATACTAGAGTCCAACCCAGAAGTGGATGGTGCATATGTTACATTGGTCAACGCATATGCACTGGCAGGGGATTGGGAAAATGCTCATAATCTACGATCTGAAATGAAGCATACTGGAGTCTACAAGGAACCTGGCAGTAGTTGGATTGAGGTAAAAGAACCCACTTAGTTGTGCCGTGCTGGAGACATGTCTAAATGTACTGAAAGAAACAGAGATTCCGAGTCTGCTAAGGGAATTGGAAGAGAGAATGAAAGGGGATACGTAGGAGGAACTAAAGTGTTGGTGTTTGTTGATGTGGAAGAGGAAGCCAAATAGGAAATTGTGAGCTTACATAGTGAAGAACTTGCCTTGGCCTTTGGACTAATAAAC CACCCACCTAAAGGTGTCACAATCAGAATAATGAAAAACTT